One part of the Haliotis asinina isolate JCU_RB_2024 chromosome 2, JCU_Hal_asi_v2, whole genome shotgun sequence genome encodes these proteins:
- the LOC137272402 gene encoding uncharacterized protein, whose product MTNDIGLITLAIVSIACLSQALSVNAPYDKRHQLPDHLRWIDNARHHAGDPDLRGHQPIRKEVTKTNKTRLDVTYQNDQSHVEETDYQNGGQKRSGACKSANSFLKTKLKNLRHQYKQKMKAIKKIIIKLLDDSFEDPNDPVSDFCTVNGEMVDVPTANGPLNDENIKAANSEEPCKVSPWSEWRTLAFGTLERRREVVSDGCGCPPEDELVQVIDVGLYLGNNTSPKFQNPDVVGNNFDEDFLNHFGGNNGDGGNSGGNGGNTVGYGNSNGGNNGGNNGGNNGGNNASNSGNNNGSNNGGNNGSNNGSYGNDGGFGNEGNNGGNGISGNNGANGNGGIGNGNGGSNNIGNGGSGSSVRDILLVLDSSGSIETDDFELMKDGVVMMIDLFCGGFGPLKTNNRLAIVQFASNVTVIHRFSDSQYPADLKEKVQNLRHYKGNTCTGNALHAAMMKVFSFLHGMRDYTVKDTLIVTDGQSNCGIDIRRAASELQQASNVFALGVGIAGKIKARDEVKSVVSMEDPHHIFSLAKFADFKAMVENLKRHRATNNPCTPIQDP is encoded by the exons ATGACGAACGACATAGGCCTGATCACCTTGGCGATAGTGAGTATAGCGTGCTTGTCCCAGGCTCTCAGTGTGAATGCACCCTACGACAAACGTCACCAGTTGCCTGATCACCTACGGTGGATCGACAACGCCCGTCATCATGCAGGGGATCCAGACCTTCGTGGTCACCAACCGATCAGGAAGGAAGTGACGAAGACGAATAAAACGCGTCTGGACGTGACCTACCAGAATGACCAGTCGCACGTGGAGGAAACTGACTACCAAAATGGCGGACAGAAACGCTCGGGCGCTTGTAAGAGCGCGAACAGCTTCCTGAAGACGAAGCTGAAGAACCTCCGCCATCAGTACAAACAGAAGATGAAGGCTATCAAGAAGATCATTATCAAACTGCTCGACGACAGCTTCGAAGACCCTAACGATCCCGTGTCCGATTTCTGCACCGTCAATGGCGAGATGGTCGACGTTCCGACGGCCAACGGTCCTCTCAACGATGAAAATATCAAGGCCGCGAACAGCGAGGAGCCATGCAAGGTCAGCCCGTGGTCGGAGTGGAGGACTTTGGCATTTGGCACTCTCGAAAGACGACGGGAGGTGGTGAGTGACGGGTGTGGATGTCCCCCTGAGGACGAGCTGGTTCAGGTGATCGATGTCGGACTCTACCTGG GAAACAACACATCACCCAAGTTTCAAAACCCTGATGTTGTTGGTAATAATTTCGACGAGGATTTCCTCAACCACTTCGGGGGCAACAACGGCGATGGCGGAAACAGTGGAGGCAACGGCGGAAATACTGTGGGATACGGGAACTCTAATGGTGGCAATAACGGTGGCAATAACGGTGGCAATAACGGCGGCAACAATGCCAGCAACAGTGGCAACAACAACGGCAGCAACAACGGCGGCAACAACGGTAGCAACAACGGCAGCTATGGCAATGATGGCGGCTTCGGAAATGAAGGAAACAATGGCGGTAACGGCATCAGTGGCAACAATGGCGCTAACGGCAACGGTGGCATAGGAAATGGTAATGGCGGATCCAACAACATTGGCAACGGTGGATCTGGATCAAGTGTTAGGGATATCCTTCTTGTACTTGACTCTTCAGGTTCCATTGAAACTGACGATTTCGAGCTGATGAAAGACGGCGTTGTCATGATGATTGATTTATTCTGCGGTGGTTTTGGGCCCCTGAAAACCAACAACCGCCTCGCCATAGTCCAGTTTGCCAGCAACGTCACCGTCATCCACCGATTCAGTGACTCCCAGTATCCCGCGGACTTGAAGGAAAAGGTGCAGAACCTCAGGCACTACAAGGGAAACACGTGTACCGGAAACGCGCTGCATGCGGCCATGATGAAAGTTTTCAGTTTCCTTCACG GTATGAGGGACTACACGGTGAAAGACACCTTGATCGTGACCGACGGACAGTCTAACTGTGGCATTGATATCCGCCGTGCGGCCTCTGAACTCCAACAAGCGAGCAACGTCTTTGCCCTTGGCGTCGGCATAGCTGGAAAGATCAAGGCCAGAGATGAAGTGAAATCTGTTGTTTCTATGGAGGACCCTCATCACATTTTCTCTCTTGCGAAGTTTGCTGACTTCAAGGCAATGGTAGAAAACCTCAAGAGACACAGGGCTACCAATAACCCATGCACGCCCATTCAAGACCCTTGA
- the LOC137273446 gene encoding uncharacterized protein, translated as MFALFLSLLLVVPGCLSVNVIEHAGANGPDVVTTVVDIIRTNCILPEDKLFLRRLAYVETRDGSLPKTYGDPNNSGGIWQVSSSMLAQTQGNQPEMRPLYTIIQNSLHINWTTVQWSDLRKPLYSGLAAALYLTLQTSHPGVDIPLKIEEQATFWRDKYHSGGNSAYNFTETVSAMELGCQALNRQLDIAFIVDTSSSLSKDDFTRVKDFLKDIVNGLNIGPNTAHVAVITYASTVNVQFRLNRYFSSNEVYTAIDNLVYTGGATNTAGALNAAVTDVFANSVGARDNAVKVAILITDGKSDDAINTQHAADNVHMNNIAVFTVGVGSSIDANELQNVATHPFCTHSYVANGYDSIANLKQEIQNNICRAPLYANTTVECTIGSCPPYAFPFTGSNGLTIQSTVTCGSSVLYADVNNFYPSTAHNLISRVINRNGDIFYQAKPDANADFLYVMARDSQGSTGCNLTLTPLVGNQVVTGFEVICRDLPSLSQRQCTKSDLIQFRPLICDSVPTVQNPCKSGDGSNQKKYPFPGDPSRYIQCLSNGLFQVIYCPPNNLFDPVCETCYGTKFPKVDCSGGGHLGDNPCTAQNLLNNHFYFEFPGDHTKYIQCDIWGHAWVRSCQMSFVWVQAHLTCEEPGLSYNPCPQMTLNGQRFYSYPLDAHKFIECLDTLNPQLLDCPNREVWDDCAKTCVGEAMLTPNCGSGSGGLDYTRVATAPPSYTYLQTGAAVSAYTYPCTEDHVRNNELYFPVPGNKHQYYQCTLTGIRYTKTCPGSDCYDPNSHTCVDGCLVIGGN; from the exons ATGTTCGCTTTGTTCCTGTCGCTGCTCCTGGTCGTTCCAGGATGTTTGAGCGTCAACGTCATTGAACACGCTGGTGCCAACGGTCCGGATGTAGTGACAACAGTGGTGGACATCATTCGAACCAACTGCATCCTGCCCGAGGACAAACTGTTTCTCCGCCGTCTGGCTTACGTCGAGACGAGGGATGGGTCCTTGCCGAAAACATATGGTGACCCAAACAACAGTGGTGGAATCtggcag GTGAGCTCCAGTATGCTCGCACAGACCCAGGGCAACCAGCCCGAGATGCGGCCTCTGTACACGATCATACAGAACTCCCTGCACATAAACTGGACGACTGTCCAGTGGTCAGACCTCAGAAAACCCCTCTACTCCGGACTGGCCGCCGCCCTCTACCTCACGCTCCAAACCAGCCACCCGGGGGTGGACATTCCTCTGAAGATCGAGGAGCAAGCCACTTTCTGGAGGGACAAGTATCACAGCGGAGGGAACAGTGCTTACAACTTCACAGAGACCGTCAGTGCAATGGAACTAG GTTGTCAGGCTTTGAACAGACAGTTGGACATTGCCTTTATCGTGGACACATCCAGCAGTCTGAGCAAGGATGACTTCACAAGGGTCAAAGACTTCCTAAAGGACATCGTAAATGGACTCAATATTGGTCCAAACACTGCCCACGTTGCTGTCATAACGTACGCCTCAACCGTTAATGTCCAGTTCCGTCTCAACAGGTACTTCTCAAGCAATGAAGTCTACACTGCCATAGACAACCTCGTCTACACCGGTGGTGCTACCAACACTGCAGGGGCTCTCAATGCGGCCGTCACCGATGTCTTCGCCAACTCAGTGGGCGCTAGGGACAACGCCGTCAAGGTAGCCATTCTCATCACTGATGGAAAGTCCGACGACGCCATTAACACTCAACATGCTGCTGACAACGTGCACATGAACAACATCGCCGTGTTCACAGTGGGGGTGGGGAGCTCCATTGATGCCAATGAACTGCAGAATGTGGCCACTCACCCCTTCTGCACCCATTCTTATGTTGCAAACGGGTATGACAGCATCGCCAACCTCAAACAGGAGATACAGAACAACATCTGCAGGG CTCCTCTGTACGCCAATACGACGGTAGAATGTACGATCGGGAGTTGTCCCCCTTACGCCTTCCCCTTCACCGGCAGCAACggtctcaccatccag TCCACGGTCACCTGCGGTTCGTCCGTCCTCTACGCCGACGTCAACAACTTCTACCCTAGCACCGCACACAACCTCATCTCTCGGGTCATCAACAGAAATGGGGATATCTTCTACCAGGCCAAGCCTGACGCCAACGCTGACTTCTTGTACGTCATGGCGAGAGACTCGCAAGGAAGTACCGGCTGCAACCTAACCTTGACGCCCCTTGTCGGCAACCAGGTAGTTACAG GGTTCGAGGTGATCTGTAGGGATCTGCCCAGCCTCAGCCAGAGACAGTGCACGAAATCAGATCTGATCCAGTTCCGACCACTTATATGTGACA GTGTCCCGACTGTGCAGAACCCATGTAAATCTGGAGATGGGTCTAACCAGAAGAAGTACCCCTTCCCAGGTGACCCGAGTCGCTACATCCAGTGTTTGTCCAATGGCCTGTTCCAAGTCATCTACTGTCCACCTAACAACCTGTTTGACCCTGTCTGTGAAACATGTTACGGTACTAAGTTTCCCAAAGTGGACTGTTCTGGAGGCGGCCATTTAGGTGATAATCCATGCACGGCCCAGAATCTCCTCAACAATCACTTCTACTTCGAGTTCCCTGGGGATCACACCAAGTACATTCAGTGTGACATATGGGGCCATGCGTGGGTGAGATCCTGCCAGATGTCTTTTGTGTGGGTGCAGGCACACCTCACGTGTGAGGAGCCCGGGCTCTCCTACAACCCCTGCCCCCAGATGACCCTTAACGGACAACGATTCTACAGCTACCCACTGGACGCACATAAGTTCATTGAATGCCTTGACACGCTGAACCCTCAGCTTCTGGACTGCCCGAACCGAGAGGTCTGGGACGACTGTGCGAAGACGTGTGTCGGTGAAGCAATGCTGACCCCGAACTGTGGGTCTGGATCTGGTGGGCTTGACTACACCCGGGTAGCAACAGCACCACCCTCATACACCTACCTCCAAACCGGAGCTGCGGTCAGCGCGTACACGTACCCCTGCACAGAGGACCACGTTCGGAACAACGAACTCTACTTCCCTGTTCCTGGCAACAAACACCAGTACTACCAGTGCACCCTGACGGGAATCAGATACACAAAGACCTGTCCCGGAAGTGATTGCTACGACCCGAACTCTCACACTTGTGTTGACGGCTGTCTCGTTATTGGTGGTAACTAG